The Rhodopseudomonas palustris genome window below encodes:
- a CDS encoding REP-associated tyrosine transposase, which translates to MPNYRRAFVPGGCWFFTVALLERRNTLLVDHITALRDAVARTRERFPFEIDTVVVLPDHLHAVWTLPPGDADFSTRWRLIKTHFAKALPKEERLSAVRAKLGERGIWQRRFWEHLIRDEADYAHHVDYCMINPVKHGLVSRVQDWPYSSFHRDVRRGVFPLDWAGDASVEGEFGEA; encoded by the coding sequence ATGCCGAACTACCGTCGTGCCTTCGTTCCGGGCGGATGCTGGTTCTTCACCGTCGCTCTGCTCGAACGCCGCAACACACTGCTGGTCGATCACATCACCGCCCTGCGCGACGCGGTCGCGCGCACGCGGGAGCGCTTTCCGTTCGAGATCGATACCGTCGTGGTGCTTCCAGACCATCTTCACGCGGTGTGGACTCTGCCGCCCGGCGATGCCGATTTTTCGACCCGCTGGCGGCTGATCAAGACGCATTTCGCAAAGGCACTGCCGAAAGAGGAGCGGCTGAGCGCGGTCCGTGCCAAGCTGGGCGAACGTGGCATCTGGCAGCGCCGGTTCTGGGAGCATCTCATCCGGGATGAGGCCGACTACGCGCACCACGTCGACTACTGCATGATCAACCCGGTGAAGCATGGGCTGGTTAGCCGTGTGCAGGATTGGCCGTATTCGTCGTTCCATCGCGACGTCCGACGCGGGGTGTTTCCGCTCGACTGGGCGGGTGATGCCAGTGTCGAAGGTGAGTTCGGCGAAGCCTAG
- a CDS encoding ester cyclase has translation MTPAELSEIYRGYIACLNRQDWPKLDQFVGEDMSYNGERVGLTGYRDMLQRDFRAIPDLHFDIKWLVSEPPRVASRLWFDCTPSGELFGLAVNGRRVRFAENVFYAFSDRRIVEVWSIIDKAAVVAQLA, from the coding sequence ATGACCCCCGCCGAACTCTCCGAGATCTACCGCGGCTACATCGCCTGCCTGAACCGGCAGGATTGGCCGAAGCTGGACCAATTCGTCGGCGAGGATATGTCCTACAACGGCGAGCGGGTCGGGCTTACCGGCTATCGCGATATGCTGCAGCGGGATTTTCGCGCGATCCCTGACCTTCACTTCGACATCAAATGGCTGGTATCCGAACCGCCGCGGGTCGCGAGCCGGCTGTGGTTCGACTGCACCCCATCGGGCGAGCTGTTCGGCCTTGCCGTCAATGGCAGACGAGTCCGCTTCGCCGAAAACGTGTTCTACGCGTTTTCCGATCGCCGCATCGTGGAAGTCTGGTCGATCATCGACAAAGCCGCCGTCGTAGCGCAGCTCGCGTGA